Proteins from a genomic interval of Panthera tigris isolate Pti1 chromosome A2, P.tigris_Pti1_mat1.1, whole genome shotgun sequence:
- the GNGT1 gene encoding guanine nucleotide-binding protein G(T) subunit gamma-T1, with translation MPVINIEDLTEKDKLKMEVDQLKKEVTLERMLVSKCCEEVRDYIEERSGEDPLVKGIPEDKNPFKELKGGCVIS, from the exons ATGCCAGTGATCAATATTGAGGACCTGACGGAAAAGGACAAATTGAAGATGGAAGTCGACCAGCTCAAGAAAGAAGTAACACTGGAAAGAATGCTG gtCTCCAAATGTTGTGAAGAAGTAAGGGATTATATTGAAGAAAGATCTGGCGAAGATCCACTAGTAAAGGGTATCCCAGAGGACAAAAATCCCTTCAAGGAGCTCAAAGGAGGCTGTGtgatttcataa